The Camelina sativa cultivar DH55 chromosome 14, Cs, whole genome shotgun sequence genome includes a window with the following:
- the LOC104742434 gene encoding uncharacterized protein LOC104742434, which translates to MNSQAEEVEQWEALDLGDSELPSFLRPCKHKSPSRSLQPPVQQQNPKAGFNSNTNHHQTLRRCSSSDQFLEDSYSRPLIPGPAGVVQVAIRRKMNKDPKSFNEHGEPIPTQEFLRKAAEEPDWEDKDFSEDPWVSAVDYIRSEGLLSNGGNAIGTPVSEIKSRCDSWGKVDQVVAIVKTCSPNGLGDVMVTLKDPTGTVDASVHRKVISESEFGRDIRVGAVVILKQVAVCAPSRSSTYLNITLKNISKVITKDTLSKQNDSEMGAKNPVPVDENEEELRRPKPKVFSVEQGTTQEKMNNLRQNAKKSSEALNDVEMVEINPAERSNLCPRTGVTKNHCEVRMEQTHLGKHDSISQTEQQLYEDVATDTDTADGIRPAKQIRRSPDEQESVMGNSDEVTTQTMVHKTQPMASTSSLPQWTDEQLEELFAFD; encoded by the exons ATGAATTCCCAAGCAGAAGAAGTAGAGCAATGGGAAGCTCTTGACCTTGGTGATTCTGAGCTCCCCTCTTTTCTCCGCCCTTGCAAACACAAATCTCCATCTAGGTCTCTGCAACCGCCTGTGCAGCAGCAGAATCCAAAAGCTGGTTTTAATAGTAACACAAATCATCATCAGACTCTTCGACGCTGCTCGTCGTCAGATCAGTTTCTTGAGGACAGTTATTCCCGCCCCTTAATTCCAGGACCTGCTGGAGTTGTTCAAGTTGCAATCCGCAGAAAGATGAATAAGGATCCAAAATCGTTCAATGAGCATGGAGAACCAATTCCAACTCAAGAGTTCCTACGTAAGGCTGCAGAAGAGCCTGATTGGGAAGACAAGGATTTCTCTGAGGACCCGTGGGTCTCTGCTGTTGATTACATCAGAAGTGAAG GTTTGTTGAGCAATGGTGGAAATGCAATAGGGACACCAGTGAGCGAGATTAAGAGCAGATGTGACAGTTGGGGTAAAGTTGATCAG GTTGTGGCGATTGTCAAAACTTGCTCTCCAAATGGTCTTGGCGATGTCATGGTGACTCTTAAG GATCCCACTGGAACAGTTGATGCCAGCGTGCATAGAAAAGTTATCTCCGAGAGTGAGTTTGGAAGAGATATACGAGTTGGTGCAGTGGTGATACTTAAGCag gttGCAGTCTGCGCACCTTCACGGTCATCAACCTATCTTAACATAACACTGAAGAACATCTCCAAG GTTATCACAAAGGATACTTTATCGAAGCAGAATGATTCTGAAATGGGTGCCAAAAATCCTGTTCCTGTGGATG AAAACGAGGAAGAATTGCGACGGCCTAAACCCAAAGTGTTTAGCGTGGAGCAAGGAACTACCCAAGAAAAAATGAACAATCTTAGACAAAATGCTAAAAAAAGCAGTGAAGCACTCAATGATGTAGAAATGGTAGAAATTAATCCAGCAGAGAGAAGCAACTTATGTCCAAGAACGGGTGTGACCAAGAATCATTGTGAAGTTAGAATGGAGCAGACCCATTTGGGAAAACATGATTCAATCAGCCAAACAGAGCAGCAACTGTATGAAGATGTAGCTACTGATACTGATACAGCTGACGGCATCAGGCCCGCAAAACAGATCAGAAGAAGCCCTGATGAGCAAGAGAGTGTAATGGGGAACTCTGATGAAGTTACAACTCAAACTATGGTCCACAAAACTCAACCGATGGCATCAACAAGCTCGCTGCCACAGTGGACGGACGAACAACTTGAAGAACTCTTTGCTTTTGACTAA
- the LOC104742433 gene encoding protein C2-DOMAIN ABA-RELATED 5, which yields MNNLLGLLRIRIKRGVNLAVRDLHSSDPYVVVKMGKQKLKTRVIYHNVNPEWNEDLTLSVTDPNLTVLLTVYDHDTFTKDDKMGDAEFMIKPFVNAVKMQLHDLPSGTIVTTVQPSRDNCLAEESRVIWSDGKLIQDLVLRLRHVECGEIEAQLQWIDLPGSKGL from the exons ATGAATAATCTACTAGGTCTCCTCCGTATTCGCATCAAACGCGGTGTCAACCTCGCAGTCCGTGATCTCCACAGTAGTGATCCTTACGTCGTCGTCAAAATGGGAAAACAG AAATTGAAGACTCGAGTTATTTACCATAATGTAAATCCTGAGTGGAATGAAGATTTGACTCTCTCAGTTACCGACCCCAATCTTACTGTCCTCTTG ACGGTGTATGATCACGACACGTTCACCAAAGACGACAAGATGGGAGATGCAGAATTCATGATTAAGCCGTTCGTTAATGCAGTGAAGATGCAATTACATGATCTCCCATCTGGGACCATTGTGACCACGGTCCAGCCGAGCCGAGACAATTGCCTTGCCGAGGAGTCTCGGGTTATATGGTCTGACGGTAAgctcattcaagatttggtcCTTAGACTAAGACATGTCGAGTGCGGTGAGATTGAGGCTCAGCTTCAATGGATTGATCTTCCTGGCTCTAAGGGTCTATGA
- the LOC104742436 gene encoding phosphomethylethanolamine N-methyltransferase: MATTPHKEERHIQKSYWMEHSSDLTVEAMMLDSKASDLDKEERPEVLSLIPPYEGKSVLELGAGIGRFTGELAQKAGEVIALDFIESAIQKNESVNGHYKNVKFMCADVTSPDLKIAVGSIDLIFSNWLLMYLSDKEVELMAERMLGWVKPGGYIFFRESCFHQSGDSKRKSNPTHYREPRFYTKVFKECQTRDASGKSYELSMVGCKCIGAYVKNKKNQNQICWTWQKVSLENDKDFQRFLDNVQYKSSGILRYERVFGEGYVSTGGAETTKEFVAKMDLKPGQKVLDVGCGIGGGDFYMAENFDVHVVGIDLSVNMISFALERAIGLKCSVEFEVADCTTKTYPDNSFDVIYSRDTILHIQDKPALFRTFFKWLKPGGKVLITDYCRSAETPSPEFAEYIKQRGYDLHDVQAYGKMLKEAGFEDVIAEDRTDQFVQVLRRELEKVEKEKEEFISDFSQEDYNDIVGGWTAKLERTASGEQKWGLFIANKK; encoded by the exons ATGGCGACAACACCTCACA aggaagagagaCATATCCAAAAAAGCTATTGGATGGAGCATTCAAGTGATTTGACTGTTGAAGCTATGATGCTTGACTCCAAAGCTTCTGATCTCGACAAAGAAGAGCGTCCTGAG GTACTCTCTTTAATCCCACCATATGAAGGCAAATCTGTGCTGGAACTTGGAGCTGGTATTGGTCGTTTCACTGGTGAGTTGGCTCAGAAGGCTGGTGAAGTTATAGCCCTTGACTTTATCGAAAGCGCCATTCAGAAG AATGAAAGTGTTAATGGGCATTACAAGAACGTTAAGTTTATGTGTGCTGATGTAACATCTCCAGACTTGAAAATCGCAGTTGGATCTATCGACTTGATTTTCTCAAACTGGTTGCTCATGTATCTCTCTGATAAAGAG GTGGAACTAATGGCAGAGAGAATGCTTGGATGGGTAAAGCCAGGGGGCTACATTTTCTTCAGAGAATCTTGCTTCCATCAGTCTGGGGACAGCAAGCGTAAATCAAACCCCACCCACTACCGTGAACCAAGATTCTATACTAAG GTATTCAAAGAATGTCAGACACGTGATGCTTCTGGCAAATCATATGAGCTCTCCATGGTTGGCTGCAAATGTATTGGGGCTtatgtgaagaacaagaagaatcagaatcag ATTTGCTGGACATGGCAAAAAGTTAGCTTGGAGAATGACAAGGACTTCCAACGTTTCTTGGATAATGTTCAATACAAGTCTAGTGGGATCTTGCGCTATGAGCGTGTCTTTGGGGAAGGATATGTGAGCACTGGTGGAGCTG AGACAACTAAAGAATTTGTGGCGAAGATGGACCTTAAACCTGGACAGAAAGTTCTAGATGTTGGTTGTGGTATTGGTGGAGGTGACTTCTACATGGCTGAGAACTTTGATGTTCATGTCGTTGGAATCGATCTATCGGTCAATATGATCTCTTTCGCGCTGGAGCGTGCCATTGGACTCAAATGCTCAGTCGAGTTTGAAGTCGCTGACTGCACCACAAAAACATATCCTGATAATTCTTTCGATGTCATTTACAGCCGTGACACTATTCTCCACATCCAA GACAAGCCAGCTCTATTCAGGACATTCTTCAAGTGGCTTAAACCAGGCGGTAAAGTTCTCATCACGGACTATTGCAGAAGTGCTGAAACTCCGTCTCCTGAATTCGCAgagtacataaaacaaagaggGTATGATCTCCATGATGTTCAAGCTTACGGaaag ATGCTGAAAGAAGCAGGCTTTGAGGATGTGATAGCTGAGGACCGTACTGATCAG TTTGTACAAGTCCTCAGGCGTGAATTAGAAAAAgtggagaaagaaaaggaagaattCATCAGCGACTTCTCACAA GAGGATTACAATGACATTGTTGGAGGATGGACAGCTAAGCTTGAGAGGACTGCATCTGGTGAACAAAAATGGGGATTATTCATAGCCAACAAGAAGTAA
- the LOC104743977 gene encoding F-box protein At3g19890-like — translation MTTTISDLSQNLVEKILSRVPKSCLGAVKSTCKRWNSLSKVKMLCKAEARHQFLGFMMKKYKLCSMRFDLNEKEEGGDEFVDPSIKELEKILSRVPKSCLGAVRSTCKRWNSLSKVKMLCKAEARHQFLGFMMKKYKLCSMRFDLNEKEEGGDEFVDPSIKELGNFLNQVEISNVFQCDXGGCARHGAAARRTEREPPGGGSIYKGVG, via the exons ATGACGACGACGATCTCTGATCTTTCGCAAAATTTGGTAGAGAAGATACTCTCGAGGGTTCCGAAAAGTTGTTTGGGAGCGGTGAAATCGACTTGCAAACGATGGAACAGTTTATCCAAAGTTAAGATGTTGTGCAAAGCAGAAGCAAGGCATCAGTTTCTAGGGTTCATGATGAAGAAGTATAAGCTTTGTTCAATGAGGTTCGATCTcaacgaaaaagaagaaggaggtgACGAATTTGTGGATCCATCTATAAAGGAGTTGG AGAAGATACTCTCGAGGGTTCCGAAAAGTTGTTTGGGAGCGGTGAGATCGACTTGCAAACGATGGAACAGTTTATCCAAAGTTAAGATGTTGTGCAAAGCAGAAGCAAGGCATCAGTTTCTAGGGTTCATGATGAAGAAGTATAAGCTTTGTTCAATGAGGTTCGATCTcaacgaaaaagaagaaggaggtgACGAATTTGTGGATCCATCTATAAAGGAGTTGGGTAATTTTCTTAATCAAGTGGAGATATCTAATGTCTTTCAATGCGATNAAGGAGGATGCGCGCGTCACGGAGCAGCAGCTCGGCGCACAGAACGGGAACCTCCNGGAGGTGGATCCATCTATAAAGGAGTTGGGTAA
- the LOC109128733 gene encoding uncharacterized protein K02A2.6-like has translation MEMHEGEGGNHSGGRALALKIKKDGHYWPTMMADCETFAAKCEACQCHGPMRHVPPELLNTVTAPYPFMRWAMDAIGPLSASKSKKYVLVLTDYFTKWVEAESFTRIQSLDVTNFIWKNIICRHGLPYEIVTDNGTQFTSMITRRFLSNWQIRLSTLTPRYPQGNGQAEATNKSIVDGLKKRLGRRKGAWADHLDGVLWSYRTTPRRSTGQSPFSLAYGLEAFATAEAGVPTLRRTMMVDNPELNDKMLIDHNDLAEELRDKALVRVQHYQDAAARYYNKTVRQRRFNKGDLVL, from the coding sequence ATGGAGATGCATGAAGGCGAGGGTGGCAACCATTCTGGCGGACGCGCACTCGCtcttaaaatcaaaaaggaTGGTCACTACTGGCCTACCATGATGGCCGATTGCGAAACTTTCGCGGCCAAATGCGAAGCTTGTCAGTGCCATGGACCAATGCGGCACGTCCCGCCCGAACTGCTAAATACCGTGACAGCTCCATATCCTTTTATGCGCTGGGCCATGGACGCCATAGGACCTTTGTCGGCGTCCAAATCCAAGAAGTATGTCCTGGTGCTGACCGATTACTTCACCAAGTGGGTGGAGGCAGAATCTTTCACGAGGATCCAATCCTTAGACGTGACCAACTTCATctggaagaacatcatatgtcgcCACGGACTTCCATACGAGATTGTCACTGACAACGGCACCCAATTCACCTCAATGATCACCAGACGCTTCCTGTCGAACTGGCAAATCCGTCTCAGTACTTTGACTCCTCGGTACCCGCAAGGTAATGGTCAAGCTGAAGCCACGAATAAGTCGATCGTCGACGGACTCAAGAAACGACTCGGTCGAAGGAAGGGAGCATGGGCAGACCACTTGGACGGTGTACTATGGTCATATCGCACGACCCCGCGGCGAAGCACGGGACAGTCCCCCTTCTCTCTCGCATATGGTCTCGAAGCATTTGCCACGGCCGAAGCAGGAGTCCCGACACTTCGTCGTACTATGATGGTCGATAATCCCGAACTCAATGACAAAATGCTGATCGACCACAACGACCTTGCCGAAGAGTTGCGCGATAAAGCTCTAGTTCGAGTGCAACACTACCAAGACGCAGCGGCTCGATACTATAATAAGACTGTTCGTCAGCGGCGTTTCAACAAAGGCGATCTAGTTCTGTGA